The following nucleotide sequence is from Eschrichtius robustus isolate mEscRob2 chromosome 10, mEscRob2.pri, whole genome shotgun sequence.
CCAGGAGAGGGGCCCCGTGCAGGGCGGGATCACGAGGCACGCCTGCTTGGCCCCCCCATGCAGATCTGGAACAACGACCTGACCATCTCGCTGCTGCACAGCGCAGACATGCGGCCCTACAATTGGAGCTACACCCAGTTCTCCCAGTTCAACCAGGATGATTCTCTGCTGCTGGCATCCGGGGTGTTCCTGGGGCCCCACAACTCCTCCTCGGGCGAGATCGCTGTCATCAGCCTAGGTGAGACTGGGCCGAGGCTGGGCGGCCCTCCCACCGGGGCCGTCCCACCCAGGCCCCTGCTCCATCTCTGCCCGGACAACCCCGCCCCTAAtgcccagccccgccccctgcctggacaaccccaccccatccctcctgctcctcctcccccacacccccaccccccctcgCCCCATCCTGCTGCTCCCCCCAGACACCTTCGCCCTGCTGTCCCGCGTGCGCAACAAGCCCTACGACGTGTTCGGTTGCTGGCTCACGGACACCAGCCTGATCTCGGGAAACCTGCACCGCATTGGGGACATCACGTCGTGCTCTGTGCTCTGGCTCAACAACGCCTTCCAGGTGCGCGCGGGGGGGCCCTGCGGCCGGCGGCGGCCCCCAGCAGCCCGTGCCCACCGCCGCGCTCCTGCCCCCAGGACGTGGAGTCGGAGAACGTGAACGTGGTGAAGCGGCTTTTCAAGATCCAGAACCTCAACGCGAGCACCATCCGCACCGTCATGGTGGCCGACTGCAGCCGCTTTGACAGCCCGGAGCTCCTGCTGGACGCCGGCGCCCCTGGCGCGGATCCCGGCTGTGTTTTCGACCTGAGCAGCGACAGCGAGGAGCCGGCGGTCGACCCGGGCCCGGCCCGCACCAAGGGTTTGCGGCGCCTCCTGGAGGGCCGGGCCCAGCCCCAGCCGTCAGAGTGCGCGCTGGAGACCAAGGCGGCCGAGCTGCTGGCCCAGGGCCACACCAAGCCCCCCGAGAGCAGCTCGGCCGCCGCCGGCAGCAAACTCCTCATCTTCACCACGGGCTGCTTCACCTACTCGCCGCACCAGATCGGTGAGGGGCCCGGGCGAGGCTTcccagggcggggcggggccaggcTGTGCGCAGAGTCCCTTCCTCCGTTTGCCCTGGGGGTGAGCACTTGTGCAGCCCCCCGGGGCGCACATTCAGATCCGGGGGCACAGGGCCGGCGGCGCCACGGGCATCTGGGCGCTCCCAGGCACCGAGGCGCTGCCCGCCTGGCCCCCACAGGCATCAAGCAGATCCTGCCGCACCAGATGACCACGGCGGGGCCCGTGCTGGGCGAGGGCCGGGGCTCCGACGCCTTTTTCGACGCGCTTGACCACGTCATCGACGTGCACGGACACATCATCGGCATGGGCCTGTCCCCCGACAACAGGTGGGCCTCTGTTGGCAGCCTGGGTGGGGGCGTCCGCAGGCCCCTACTGAGCAGCGTGCCCACGCAGGTACCTGTACGTAAACAGCCGCGCCTGGCCCAGCGGCTCGGTGGTGGCCGACCCCATGCAGCCACCGCCGATCGCGGAGGAGATCGACCTGCTGGTGTTTGACCTCAAGACCATGCGGGAGGTGAAGCGGGCCCTGCGCGCCCACCGCGCCTACACGCCCAACGATGAGTGCTTCTTCATCTTCCTGGACGTCAGCAGGGACTTCGTGGCCAGGTCCGGGGGCGGAGCCGGGTGG
It contains:
- the FBXW5 gene encoding F-box/WD repeat-containing protein 5 isoform X1, encoding MDEGGTPLLPDSLVYQIFLNLGPADVLAAGLVCHQWQAVSRDEFLWREQFYRYYQVARNVPRHPAATSWYEEFRRLYDTVPCVEVQTLKEHTDQVLHLSFSHSGYQFASCSKDCTVKIWNNDLTISLLHSADMRPYNWSYTQFSQFNQDDSLLLASGVFLGPHNSSSGEIAVISLDTFALLSRVRNKPYDVFGCWLTDTSLISGNLHRIGDITSCSVLWLNNAFQDVESENVNVVKRLFKIQNLNASTIRTVMVADCSRFDSPELLLDAGAPGADPGCVFDLSSDSEEPAVDPGPARTKGLRRLLEGRAQPQPSECALETKAAELLAQGHTKPPESSSAAAGSKLLIFTTGCFTYSPHQIGIKQILPHQMTTAGPVLGEGRGSDAFFDALDHVIDVHGHIIGMGLSPDNRYLYVNSRAWPSGSVVADPMQPPPIAEEIDLLVFDLKTMREVKRALRAHRAYTPNDECFFIFLDVSRDFVASGAEDRHGYIWDRHYNICLAKLRHQDVVNSVVFSPQEQELLLTASDDATIKAWRSPRTVRVCQAPRPRPRLRPFFSWFASQRR
- the FBXW5 gene encoding F-box/WD repeat-containing protein 5 isoform X2; protein product: MDEGGTPLLPDSLVYQIFLNLGPADVLAAGLVCHQWQAVSRDEFLWREQFYRYYQVARNVPRHPAATSWYEEFRRLYDTVPCVEVQTLKEHTDQVLHLSFSHSGYQFASCSKDCTVKIWNNDLTISLLHSADMRPYNWSYTQFSQFNQDDSLLLASGVFLGPHNSSSGEIAVISLDTFALLSRVRNKPYDVFGCWLTDTSLISGNLHRIGDITSCSVLWLNNAFQDVESENVNVVKRLFKIQNLNASTIRTVMVADCSRFDSPELLLDAGAPGADPGCVFDLSSDSEEPAVDPGPARTKGLRRLLEGRAQPQPSECALETKAAELLAQGHTKPPESSSAAAGSKLLIFTTGCFTYSPHQIGIKQILPHQMTTAGPVLGEGRGSDAFFDALDHVIDVHGHIIGMGLSPDNSRAWPSGSVVADPMQPPPIAEEIDLLVFDLKTMREVKRALRAHRAYTPNDECFFIFLDVSRDFVASGAEDRHGYIWDRHYNICLAKLRHQDVVNSVVFSPQEQELLLTASDDATIKAWRSPRTVRVCQAPRPRPRLRPFFSWFASQRR